One segment of Vibrio orientalis CIP 102891 = ATCC 33934 DNA contains the following:
- the hutC gene encoding histidine utilization repressor, which translates to MSSSPLYLQIKQFISDQIDQGLWPVGHRITTELELTKQFKVSRMTVNKAIRDLVAEGRLVRRPRLGTFVCTPDDKAESPLLDIRNIAKEVEQRGKQYSSKVIKQVSLTADDTVAMKLGVMLGSEIFYSEIIHFEDKSPIQLELRWVNASYAPNYLEQDFSQMTPNQYLSENCPLSAIEHTVEAIVADDAVRSALRLAINEPCLLLNRRTWSDERLVSTALLYHPGTRYKLSSKVLL; encoded by the coding sequence ATGAGTAGTTCGCCTCTTTACCTGCAGATTAAGCAATTTATTTCCGATCAGATCGATCAGGGTCTATGGCCGGTTGGACATCGCATTACTACTGAGCTAGAGCTGACTAAACAGTTTAAGGTCAGTCGAATGACGGTCAATAAAGCGATTCGAGATTTGGTTGCTGAAGGCCGCTTAGTAAGGCGTCCTCGGCTAGGTACCTTTGTTTGCACCCCTGACGACAAAGCTGAGTCGCCACTACTCGATATTCGTAACATTGCCAAAGAAGTTGAGCAACGCGGCAAACAATACAGCAGCAAAGTAATTAAGCAGGTTTCGCTCACTGCTGATGACACAGTGGCGATGAAGCTTGGAGTCATGCTAGGCAGTGAAATTTTTTATAGTGAAATCATTCACTTTGAAGATAAGTCCCCTATCCAACTCGAACTTCGCTGGGTCAACGCAAGCTACGCGCCGAACTACCTAGAGCAAGATTTCTCGCAAATGACGCCCAACCAATATCTTTCAGAAAACTGTCCTCTCAGTGCGATTGAACATACTGTTGAAGCGATCGTTGCTGATGACGCAGTCCGCTCTGCACTCAGACTGGCTATCAACGAACCCTGCTTACTACTTAATCGTCGAACTTGGAGCGACGAACGCCTAGTTAGCACCGCATTACTCTACCATCCGGGCACTAGATACAAATTAAGCTCTAAAGTTTTGCTCTGA
- a CDS encoding sporulation protein: MFGKLKASLGIGAAKVDTVLDSMSVFQGDTLKGTVHIKGGDVEQQIDAINLKLCTEVKVESDESTSYQDFIMGTLQAVQPFVIQPNETKQVPFEFRLNDETPITALNVLKNLCHVWVETTLDIDFAIDPKDRDFVEVKPLPVVAKVLSGIEQSGFAMVKADVEKGQLRGGNFSSKSGCYQEIEFRSNGFINRKEIELSFILDGNLVHCLAEVDRSFSMRGDQYVSFSLAKDASDSEINSVVNRILSI, encoded by the coding sequence ATGTTTGGAAAGTTAAAGGCATCTTTGGGAATTGGCGCAGCGAAAGTCGATACGGTTTTAGACAGTATGTCAGTCTTTCAAGGTGACACTTTAAAAGGCACGGTTCATATCAAAGGTGGTGACGTTGAGCAGCAAATTGACGCGATTAACTTAAAACTGTGTACAGAAGTGAAAGTTGAAAGTGATGAAAGCACCAGTTACCAAGACTTCATTATGGGTACACTTCAAGCGGTGCAACCGTTTGTCATTCAGCCAAATGAAACAAAACAAGTGCCTTTTGAATTCAGATTGAATGATGAAACGCCGATTACAGCGTTAAATGTTCTGAAAAATTTGTGTCACGTCTGGGTAGAAACCACGCTTGATATTGATTTCGCTATCGATCCTAAAGATCGTGACTTTGTGGAAGTAAAACCATTGCCAGTCGTGGCGAAAGTACTGTCTGGTATTGAACAATCCGGTTTTGCGATGGTGAAAGCGGATGTTGAGAAAGGACAACTGCGTGGTGGTAACTTCTCTTCTAAGTCTGGTTGTTACCAAGAAATTGAATTCCGCAGCAATGGGTTTATCAACCGCAAAGAAATTGAACTGTCATTTATTCTTGATGGCAATCTCGTACATTGCTTAGCGGAAGTGGATCGCTCATTTAGCATGAGAGGCGACCAATACGTCTCTTTCTCGTTAGCAAAAGATGCCTCTGACAGTGAAATCAACTCGGTGGTAAATCGCATCTTGTCTATTTAG
- a CDS encoding DUF3187 family protein produces MRVYAGLFTAFASLLMPAKGFSDDGFGPVQGYTQSPFHTNNLSPQLRSGFSLPTSHYEIYSAGVISSIWAVTEHYELDYYQNQIALGAKWQLNSNWQLDVHYRWNYAGNNHLDSPTKKFHEFFGLEQNGRDNVENHRFVIDMPEYGIQLEGFRGETLSHALTGYLQYQLYTLPHHGASFGFSLYYNDTSHGIFSSSDFEQAIQINYGYVRGAHSLDATAAVTFRNTPTVFEQMPYRDRTWMVGASYRYHLYDRHTLIAQIAVLQGVTDDDGEFSEPSTEFTYGYRYTLKNTAVELTAVENMFNADNSTDIAFGVAFRYRFGANEAK; encoded by the coding sequence ATGCGAGTATACGCTGGATTATTCACTGCGTTTGCTAGCCTCCTAATGCCTGCCAAAGGCTTCTCTGACGACGGTTTTGGCCCAGTGCAGGGTTACACTCAATCACCCTTTCATACCAATAATCTCTCTCCGCAACTTCGCTCTGGCTTTTCGCTGCCGACCTCACACTATGAGATTTACAGCGCTGGGGTAATATCGAGTATCTGGGCTGTAACCGAACACTATGAGCTCGACTATTATCAAAACCAAATTGCTCTCGGGGCTAAATGGCAGTTGAACTCAAACTGGCAGTTGGATGTTCATTATCGTTGGAATTACGCTGGCAATAATCATCTTGATAGCCCGACCAAAAAGTTTCACGAGTTTTTTGGTTTAGAACAAAATGGCCGCGATAACGTCGAAAATCATCGCTTTGTAATTGATATGCCTGAATATGGGATTCAGCTAGAGGGATTTAGGGGAGAAACGTTAAGCCATGCTCTGACCGGCTATCTTCAATACCAGCTTTATACTCTACCCCACCACGGGGCGTCGTTTGGATTTTCACTCTATTACAATGACACTTCTCATGGCATCTTCAGTTCATCAGATTTTGAACAAGCAATCCAGATTAACTATGGCTATGTTCGCGGCGCCCATTCATTAGACGCTACCGCTGCCGTTACCTTTCGCAACACACCGACTGTATTTGAACAAATGCCATATCGAGATCGCACTTGGATGGTTGGCGCAAGTTACCGCTATCACCTCTACGACAGGCACACGCTCATCGCGCAGATAGCAGTATTACAAGGTGTCACGGATGATGATGGCGAGTTCTCTGAACCTTCAACCGAGTTTACTTACGGCTATCGTTACACACTCAAAAATACCGCAGTGGAACTCACTGCGGTAGAGAATATGTTTAACGCTGACAACAGTACCGATATCGCATTTGGTGTCGCGTTTCGCTATCGTTTTGGCGCTAATGAGGCTAAATAG
- a CDS encoding phosphoribosylglycinamide formyltransferase, producing MSLFLRTTALMLLMLSRAPAFAAIPPAPGNEENRSTNQNEVCSKAFKHNLSGLYGIQSISSSPVQPYSDFDVLYSKAHQAQAELETLCKSTALLTSTEAYFAGVKSSERAKEKIAYELDGQTERITDLARATIVADDIEGLMSAYEVLNRETTIVKVKNRFKKPAASGYRDLNLLVQLPKTNLVAEVQIHLKAIADVKSGPEHAIYERIQKIERTAAIESRDFNEIEQAQIRNMRRESKELYQNAWQPYITTHLSAA from the coding sequence ATGAGCCTATTTTTGCGAACGACGGCCCTGATGCTTCTAATGCTCAGCCGTGCCCCTGCATTTGCTGCTATTCCACCCGCACCAGGTAACGAGGAAAACCGTTCAACTAACCAGAACGAGGTTTGCTCGAAAGCATTCAAACATAACCTAAGCGGCCTGTACGGCATTCAATCTATTTCGTCTTCACCAGTACAACCCTATTCTGATTTCGATGTGCTTTACAGCAAAGCGCACCAAGCTCAAGCCGAGCTAGAAACTCTATGTAAAAGCACTGCGCTATTAACTTCAACCGAGGCATATTTTGCTGGCGTAAAATCTTCTGAGCGTGCGAAAGAAAAAATCGCCTACGAACTGGATGGTCAGACAGAACGCATTACTGACCTAGCCCGCGCAACTATTGTAGCGGATGATATTGAAGGCTTGATGTCAGCTTATGAAGTGCTAAACCGCGAAACCACCATCGTCAAAGTCAAAAATCGCTTCAAGAAACCAGCAGCTTCCGGTTATCGCGACCTTAACCTCTTAGTGCAATTGCCTAAAACGAATCTGGTCGCTGAAGTTCAGATCCACTTAAAAGCCATTGCTGATGTGAAAAGTGGCCCAGAGCATGCCATTTACGAAAGAATTCAAAAAATCGAGCGTACCGCTGCCATCGAATCACGTGATTTCAACGAGATTGAACAAGCGCAAATTCGTAATATGCGCCGAGAGTCTAAAGAGCTGTATCAAAATGCTTGGCAGCCCTACATCACTACTCACCTAAGCGCTGCGTAA
- a CDS encoding thiopurine S-methyltransferase, producing MRDPEFWHGKWAANQIGFHLEDVNPLLIQYWNHTKPNHQDKVFVPLCGKSEDLVWLATKHEDVQGVELSNIAVRAFFAEHFYTPMVMPVNGQHELFQFDELSIYTGDFFTAPIQPVDIVYDRASLVALPQEMRAEYVQKIKSLLKPGARILLVSLDYQQSEMAGPPFSVAEQEIRSLYSEFKVTKLYRDEAGDDHPKIAKKGLSRFAEEVYLIEA from the coding sequence ATGAGAGATCCCGAATTTTGGCATGGTAAATGGGCGGCCAACCAGATAGGTTTCCATTTGGAAGATGTGAACCCGCTATTGATTCAATATTGGAACCACACTAAGCCAAATCACCAAGATAAAGTCTTTGTCCCGCTATGTGGTAAGTCAGAAGATTTGGTTTGGCTTGCGACGAAGCATGAAGATGTGCAAGGCGTCGAATTAAGTAACATTGCCGTTCGAGCTTTCTTTGCAGAGCATTTCTATACCCCGATGGTGATGCCAGTCAATGGTCAGCATGAGCTCTTTCAGTTTGATGAGCTGTCGATTTATACCGGCGATTTCTTTACTGCGCCGATTCAGCCAGTCGATATTGTTTACGATCGTGCGTCTTTGGTCGCACTGCCACAAGAGATGCGCGCTGAGTATGTGCAAAAAATTAAATCACTACTCAAGCCAGGCGCTCGTATATTGTTGGTAAGCTTGGATTATCAACAGTCAGAAATGGCAGGCCCTCCGTTCTCTGTGGCAGAGCAAGAGATACGTTCACTCTATTCAGAGTTCAAAGTGACCAAACTTTATCGTGATGAAGCGGGTGATGATCATCCAAAGATTGCCAAAAAAGGGTTATCACGATTCGCTGAAGAAGTGTATCTCATCGAAGCTTAA
- the purT gene encoding formate-dependent phosphoribosylglycinamide formyltransferase — MFGTATAKNSTRVLLLGSGELGKEVAIECQRLGLEVIACDRYENAPAMQVAHRSYTLDMLDDNALEEIIAKEQPDYVVPEIEAIATDTLVKLEAKGLNVVPTANATKLTMNREGIRRLAAEELKLTTSPYRFADNYEEFAAAVEAVGIPCVCKPVMSSSGKGQSVIKAPQDVEKAWDYAQEGGRTGAGRVIVEGFIDFDYEITLLTVRAVDGVHFCAPIGHRQEDGDYRESWQPQAMSDKALQAAQDAAGKVVNALGGYGIFGVELFIKGDTVIFNEVSPRPHDTGLVTLMSQDSSEFALHVRAFTGMPIAGITQYGPAASAVILGQGSSTDIQFDGLSEALALPQTQVRLFGKPDIDGRRRLGVSITRRDTIEQAIEDAVASAAKVKVVY; from the coding sequence ATGTTTGGTACTGCGACAGCTAAAAATTCGACACGTGTTCTGCTCTTAGGCTCTGGTGAACTTGGCAAAGAAGTCGCCATTGAGTGTCAACGTCTTGGCCTTGAAGTCATCGCCTGTGATCGCTATGAAAATGCACCAGCCATGCAAGTAGCTCATCGCAGTTACACATTAGATATGCTTGATGATAACGCACTAGAAGAGATCATTGCTAAAGAACAACCTGATTACGTCGTACCAGAGATCGAAGCCATTGCGACAGACACACTAGTCAAGCTTGAAGCTAAGGGGCTCAACGTCGTCCCGACCGCTAATGCAACCAAACTCACCATGAATCGAGAAGGTATTCGTCGCCTTGCTGCTGAAGAGCTGAAGTTGACCACTTCACCTTATCGCTTTGCTGATAACTATGAAGAGTTTGCTGCTGCCGTTGAAGCAGTCGGCATTCCTTGTGTATGTAAACCAGTGATGAGTTCTTCAGGTAAAGGCCAAAGTGTTATCAAAGCCCCTCAAGATGTTGAAAAAGCATGGGACTACGCTCAAGAAGGCGGTCGTACTGGTGCGGGTCGTGTGATTGTCGAAGGCTTTATCGACTTTGACTACGAAATCACTCTACTTACAGTACGCGCGGTTGATGGTGTGCACTTCTGCGCGCCAATTGGTCATCGCCAAGAAGATGGGGATTACCGTGAGTCATGGCAGCCACAAGCGATGTCTGATAAAGCGTTACAAGCCGCTCAAGATGCTGCTGGCAAGGTGGTAAACGCACTTGGTGGTTACGGTATTTTCGGTGTAGAGCTGTTTATCAAGGGTGATACGGTCATCTTTAATGAGGTTTCCCCTCGACCTCACGATACTGGTTTGGTCACATTAATGTCTCAAGATAGCTCTGAGTTCGCCCTTCACGTGCGCGCATTTACAGGTATGCCAATCGCAGGCATTACTCAGTATGGCCCGGCGGCATCGGCTGTCATTTTAGGCCAAGGCTCGTCAACCGACATTCAATTTGATGGTTTAAGCGAAGCGCTTGCACTACCGCAAACGCAAGTGCGTCTGTTTGGTAAACCTGACATTGATGGTCGACGCCGCCTAGGTGTCTCTATCACCCGTCGAGACACTATCGAACAAGCTATCGAAGACGCAGTAGCAAGCGCTGCAAAGGTAAAAGTCGTCTACTAA
- a CDS encoding HD-GYP domain-containing protein, which yields MQYDPKNSVKIPINTLMTGMFVTAIEDSKRVNLANAGRVSSQQAIKQLIDNGIKFAWVDPELSAKGSVFKPAVEPEPEEETAEEVKPVKKKKLSRFSQQQKAQKIIRDAKGLAQKILTQTFEGKPIELDELDVMADDLIESVLLHSDALHCVSALRSKDEYLLEHSVNVATLLVTFGKYLELPKETLKQMAIGGIIHDVGKIKVDDKVLHKPAKLTAEEFEHMKLHQVFAGEIIVTVDGLSDVSRDVCLMHHEKLDGTGYPNGLTADQLPTHGRMSCIVDIYDALTADRCYKQGMSPAEAFKILLSLTPNHLDKELVYKFINCIGVYPVGAIVELSDGRVGIVWTSNSNEPLKPEIKCFYSRKYKRFIDVAFVNLKSSPVKIERAIAQSQLEVDATRFYEA from the coding sequence ATGCAGTATGACCCGAAAAACTCAGTGAAAATCCCTATCAATACGTTGATGACAGGCATGTTTGTCACCGCCATTGAAGATAGTAAGCGAGTCAACCTAGCGAATGCTGGGCGCGTTTCGTCGCAGCAGGCGATCAAACAGTTGATTGACAATGGTATCAAGTTTGCTTGGGTTGACCCAGAATTGTCGGCAAAGGGCAGCGTGTTTAAGCCTGCCGTTGAACCAGAGCCAGAAGAAGAGACGGCTGAGGAAGTTAAGCCAGTCAAGAAGAAAAAGCTTAGCCGTTTTTCTCAACAACAGAAAGCACAAAAAATCATTCGCGATGCGAAAGGGCTAGCTCAAAAGATTCTAACCCAGACGTTTGAAGGGAAGCCTATTGAGCTAGATGAGCTCGATGTCATGGCTGACGATTTGATTGAGTCTGTGTTGCTTCATTCTGACGCGTTGCATTGTGTCTCAGCCCTGCGTAGCAAAGATGAGTATTTACTTGAGCATTCAGTGAACGTGGCAACGCTGTTAGTGACGTTTGGCAAGTACCTTGAACTGCCGAAAGAGACACTAAAGCAGATGGCGATTGGAGGCATTATTCATGATGTTGGCAAGATTAAGGTCGACGATAAAGTGCTCCATAAACCTGCAAAATTGACGGCTGAAGAGTTCGAGCACATGAAATTGCACCAAGTATTCGCAGGTGAAATTATTGTGACTGTCGATGGCTTAAGTGACGTAAGTCGAGATGTGTGCCTAATGCACCATGAAAAGCTCGACGGTACCGGTTATCCGAATGGGCTAACAGCAGACCAGCTCCCAACACATGGACGCATGAGCTGTATCGTTGATATCTATGATGCGTTGACGGCAGACCGTTGTTACAAGCAGGGGATGAGTCCGGCAGAGGCGTTTAAGATTTTGCTTAGTCTGACGCCCAACCATCTTGATAAAGAGTTGGTCTACAAATTCATTAACTGTATCGGTGTGTATCCGGTAGGAGCGATTGTGGAACTGAGTGATGGTCGAGTAGGCATAGTCTGGACCTCTAATTCGAATGAGCCACTTAAGCCAGAGATCAAATGCTTCTACTCACGAAAATATAAACGCTTTATCGATGTCGCGTTTGTCAATTTAAAGAGTTCACCAGTGAAGATTGAAAGGGCTATTGCCCAAAGTCAACTTGAGGTGGATGCCACTCGATTCTATGAAGCTTAA
- the cdd gene encoding cytidine deaminase — protein MRSRIEQALAEAPKNVADFLSPILLADDFDATLSSEQFEQLLAISGLEDAELRVALLPFAAAYSYAPLSNFYVGAIVRGLSGKLYFGANVEFDGVQLGQTVHAEQSAISHAWMKGEQGVADITINFSPCGHCRQFMNELSTADKLQIQLPERDSKSLQEYLPESFGPADLGITSALMTNIDHGKQSQEDDEVLQLAIAALNRSHAPYTHNLSGIALKMANGKVYQGAYAENAAFNPSLPPLQVALIQLLLDRQKFEDIESAALVEVSEGTISHLATTQSTLEALNPDIPMSYLEL, from the coding sequence ATGAGAAGCCGCATTGAACAGGCGTTAGCTGAAGCGCCAAAAAACGTAGCAGATTTCCTATCTCCTATCCTTCTTGCTGACGATTTTGACGCGACGCTTTCTTCCGAGCAATTTGAACAGCTGTTAGCCATTTCAGGCCTTGAAGACGCAGAGCTTCGCGTCGCGCTACTTCCATTCGCGGCTGCTTACTCGTACGCACCACTGTCTAACTTTTATGTTGGTGCGATTGTTCGTGGTCTATCAGGTAAACTGTATTTCGGTGCTAACGTTGAGTTTGATGGTGTGCAGTTAGGTCAAACCGTACACGCAGAGCAGTCAGCGATCAGCCACGCTTGGATGAAGGGTGAACAAGGTGTTGCAGACATCACCATCAACTTCAGCCCATGCGGACATTGCCGCCAATTTATGAACGAGCTTTCAACCGCCGATAAATTGCAAATTCAACTGCCTGAGCGTGACAGCAAATCATTGCAAGAGTACCTACCTGAATCATTTGGCCCTGCAGATCTTGGTATCACGTCCGCATTAATGACTAACATTGATCATGGCAAACAGAGCCAAGAAGATGATGAAGTGCTACAGCTAGCCATTGCCGCTCTTAATCGCAGTCATGCTCCGTATACTCATAACCTAAGTGGTATCGCACTGAAAATGGCGAATGGTAAAGTGTATCAAGGCGCTTACGCCGAAAATGCAGCCTTCAACCCTAGCCTGCCACCACTTCAAGTTGCTTTGATTCAGCTGCTGCTTGACCGCCAAAAGTTTGAAGATATTGAATCTGCTGCATTAGTTGAAGTGTCTGAAGGGACAATTAGTCACTTAGCGACGACACAATCAACGCTAGAAGCATTGAACCCAGATATCCCAATGAGTTATTTGGAACTATAA
- a CDS encoding CidB/LrgB family autolysis modulator encodes MWLLVTIAVFFAARWLCQKFNSPFMNPLLVSIAVIIPILTYLKVPFETYYADNQWINYLLQPAVVALAFPLYEQLPQIRANWRIIMLACGVGSVMSMFTASMIAVYLKADISLIASLLGKSVTTPIAMEVSSHLGGEPAIAAILVLIVGLFGAIMAYPIYNLLNITHPIAKGLTMGTVSHALGTATCAEKDPQDAAFSSLALVVCGVITSILAPSFFTLAVWLSA; translated from the coding sequence ATGTGGTTACTGGTTACAATTGCTGTCTTCTTTGCCGCTCGTTGGCTTTGCCAGAAGTTTAATAGCCCATTTATGAACCCACTGTTAGTCAGCATTGCGGTCATTATCCCGATCCTGACTTACTTAAAAGTGCCGTTCGAAACCTACTATGCTGACAACCAATGGATTAACTATCTGCTCCAGCCGGCTGTCGTTGCGTTGGCGTTTCCACTTTATGAACAGTTGCCGCAGATCCGCGCCAACTGGCGAATTATCATGTTGGCGTGTGGTGTCGGCAGTGTGATGTCGATGTTCACCGCATCGATGATTGCTGTCTACCTGAAAGCGGATATTTCGTTAATTGCCAGCCTATTAGGTAAATCGGTGACCACCCCGATTGCAATGGAAGTCTCTAGCCACTTAGGCGGTGAGCCAGCGATTGCAGCGATCTTGGTACTGATTGTTGGTCTGTTTGGCGCAATTATGGCTTACCCAATCTATAATCTTCTCAACATCACTCACCCTATTGCCAAAGGGTTAACCATGGGCACCGTTTCTCACGCCCTAGGTACCGCAACTTGCGCTGAGAAAGATCCCCAAGATGCAGCGTTTAGCTCACTTGCGTTAGTGGTCTGTGGCGTCATTACTTCTATCCTAGCGCCGTCGTTCTTTACCCTCGCAGTATGGCTATCTGCCTAA
- a CDS encoding CidA/LrgA family protein — protein sequence MAKTLLQYVVSIGLIFLCLLAGINIQHLLDISIPGSIIGMLILFGLMASGLVPSDWVKPGATLFIRYMVLLFVPISVGLMQHFDMLIANALPILASAVGGTLIVLVLLGLMLDRMLKGGQK from the coding sequence ATGGCGAAAACCTTGCTTCAATATGTCGTCTCCATCGGCTTGATATTTCTCTGCCTGTTGGCCGGCATTAACATTCAACACCTTCTCGATATTTCAATTCCAGGCAGCATCATTGGTATGTTGATCCTTTTCGGCCTCATGGCGAGTGGCTTAGTCCCATCTGATTGGGTTAAGCCAGGTGCGACCTTATTCATTCGCTACATGGTGTTGTTGTTTGTCCCTATCAGTGTCGGACTGATGCAGCATTTTGATATGTTAATTGCTAACGCTCTGCCAATTTTAGCCAGCGCTGTTGGTGGTACGCTAATTGTTTTAGTCCTACTCGGCTTAATGCTGGATCGCATGCTTAAAGGAGGGCAAAAATAA
- the sbcB gene encoding exodeoxyribonuclease I has translation MRQEHQPTFFFFDYETWGTSPAKDRPCQFAGVRTDMDFNIIGEPLVIYCQPPADYLPHPEAALITGITPQTAETQGLSEPEFIAKIHEQLATPNTINLGYNSIRFDDEVTRYTCYRNFIDPYAWSWQNGNSRWDLLDVMRACYALRPEGIEWPVNDEGFISFKLEHLSKENGIEHENAHDAMADVIATIEMAKKVKAAQPKLFDYFLSMRHKRKLNELVDIVNMTPLMHVSGMLGKECNYTSWVVPVAWHPTNQNAVICVDLAKDPQALLDLDVEQLNERLYTKHSELGPDELPVPVKLIHLNKCPILAPAKTLTAENAEKIGIDREQCLNNLALLRQHPEVREKLIGLYSAEREYEKSSDVDTMLYDGFFSPADKTAMDIIRETDPNNLTALDITFNDQRIDPLLFRYRARNFPWTLDESEQQRWANHCRDYFESRIEDYMLNLENLVHEHESDQKKIAILKSIYQYVQKRVS, from the coding sequence ATGCGACAAGAGCACCAGCCTACGTTTTTCTTCTTTGACTATGAAACGTGGGGAACTAGCCCTGCTAAAGACCGTCCGTGTCAATTTGCGGGTGTGCGCACCGATATGGATTTCAATATTATTGGTGAGCCTCTTGTTATTTATTGCCAACCTCCGGCGGATTATCTTCCTCATCCAGAAGCTGCGCTGATCACAGGTATCACTCCGCAAACCGCTGAAACGCAGGGTTTGTCAGAGCCCGAGTTTATCGCCAAGATCCATGAACAGTTGGCGACGCCAAATACCATTAATTTGGGTTACAACAGCATTCGCTTCGATGATGAGGTCACACGCTACACCTGTTACCGCAACTTTATCGACCCGTATGCGTGGAGCTGGCAAAACGGCAACTCGCGTTGGGATCTGTTAGATGTAATGCGCGCTTGTTACGCACTTCGCCCTGAAGGGATTGAGTGGCCAGTAAATGACGAAGGTTTTATCAGCTTTAAACTAGAACATTTATCAAAAGAAAATGGCATTGAGCACGAAAATGCCCACGACGCGATGGCCGACGTTATTGCTACGATTGAAATGGCGAAAAAAGTCAAAGCTGCGCAACCTAAGCTTTTCGATTACTTCTTAAGCATGCGCCATAAGCGTAAACTAAATGAGCTGGTTGATATCGTTAACATGACGCCGCTGATGCATGTGTCAGGCATGCTTGGTAAAGAGTGTAACTACACCAGTTGGGTTGTTCCTGTCGCTTGGCACCCAACTAACCAAAATGCGGTGATTTGTGTCGACCTAGCGAAAGACCCGCAAGCGCTACTTGATCTTGACGTTGAGCAGCTAAACGAACGTCTATACACCAAACACTCTGAGTTGGGCCCAGACGAGCTGCCGGTACCCGTTAAACTGATTCACCTCAACAAGTGCCCTATTCTTGCGCCTGCTAAAACATTAACGGCTGAGAACGCCGAAAAGATTGGTATTGACCGCGAGCAATGCCTGAACAATCTCGCCTTGCTTCGTCAACACCCTGAGGTGCGTGAAAAGCTGATTGGCCTTTATAGCGCCGAGCGTGAATATGAAAAGAGTTCTGATGTCGATACCATGCTATACGATGGTTTCTTCTCACCGGCGGACAAGACTGCCATGGATATTATTCGTGAGACTGATCCGAATAACCTCACAGCTCTTGATATTACGTTTAACGATCAACGAATTGACCCACTGTTATTTCGCTATAGAGCACGAAACTTCCCTTGGACATTAGATGAATCTGAGCAGCAGCGCTGGGCAAATCACTGTCGTGACTACTTCGAAAGTCGTATTGAAGACTACATGCTTAATCTGGAAAACTTAGTTCACGAGCATGAGAGTGATCAAAAGAAGATCGCTATTTTAAAATCCATCTACCAATACGTACAAAAGCGAGTATCCTAG